The Pseudomonadota bacterium genomic sequence AAGGTATTAATCAGTGATAAAATGTCCCCCAAGGGGCTGGAAGTTTTCAAACAGTTTCCCGAGCTTGAAGTGGATGTCAAGGTTGGCATGTCCCCGGAAGAGCTTGCTGAGGTTATCGGCCGGTATGATGGCCTGGCGATTCGCAGTGCCACCAAAGTCACCAGTGAGATTATTGCTGCTGCCGACAAACTGAAAGTGGTTGGTCGGGCCGGGATCGGGGTGGATAACGTCGATATTGAAGCGGCTACCAGGCGCGGTATTGTGGTGATGAATACCCCCAAAGGAAACACCATTACCACGGCGGAGCATACCCTTTCCATGATGTTGTCCCTGAGCCGCAATATTCCCCAGGCTACCCAGTCAATGAAGGCGGGGAAATGGGAAAAAAACCGGTTCATGGGCAAGGAATTATTCAATAAAACTCTCGGAGTAGTTGGTCTTGGCAATATCGGCAGCATTGTAGCGGACCGGGCCCGGGGCCTGAAAATGAAGGTGATTGCCTACGATCCTTTTATTTCCGAGGAACGGGCCACTAAAATGGGCATTGAACGGGTCAGCCTGGAAGAGTTATATCAGCGTGCTGATTATATCAGTGTTCATACGCCGATGACCAGTGAAACCCGCCATATGATTAACAAAGAATCTTTTGCCAGGATGAAAGAAGGGGTGCGAATACTCAACTGTGCCCGGGGTGGCATTATCAATGAAGGCGATCTTTACGAAGCCTTGAAGTCGGGAGTGGTGGCCGGGGCGGCCTTTGATGTTTTTGAGCAGGAACCGCCGTCTGCCGACCATCCGCTTCTCAGCCTGGATAATTTTATCTGTACGCCGCATCTTGGAGCTTCCACCGATGAGGCCCAGGTGAATGTGGCCATAACCGTAGCGGAGCAGATTGCTGATTATCTGCTGAATGGGACCATAACCAATGCCCTGAATGTTCCCAGCGTCAGTGCTGAAGTATTAAAAGTTGTGGGGCCGTACCTGACCCTGGCTGAGAAGATGGGTCTTTTTTATTCCCAGATCTGCGAAAGCGGTACCTGCGGTCTCAGTGAAGTGCGGGTTGAATATAAGGGCAAGGTTGCTGAACTTAACCAGGCACCTATTACCACCGCTCTGCTGAAAGGCTTGCTGACCCCCATAGTTGGTACTGTGGTGAATTTTGTCAATGCACCGGCTATTGCCAAAGACCGGGGGATTATGGTGACCGAATCCAAAACCGAGGAGGCGGGTAACTTTTCCAGCATGATCAGTCTGGTCGGCAGCAGTAACGGGGAGTCTTTTACGGTTTCCGGAGCCTTGTTTGGTAAAACCGAGCCGCGGATTGTCCGGATTAACAAGTTTGAAATTGAAGCGCTGCCGGTGGGTCATATCCTGGTTATTTATGCCCATGACAAACCTGGTGTGATTGGCAGTATCGGCTCTTATCTGGGTGAAAATCAGGTTAATATCGGTAAGATGCAGTTTGGTCGGGAACATGCCGGCGGCATGTCCATTTCCATGGTTCAGGTTGATTCTCCTATAACTGAGGAAATACTTGATGGCCTATTGCAAAAACCCAACATTGTTTCGGTGAAAGAAATATATCTATAATTTTTCCGGGATTTTGATTGATTTTTTCATAACTCGGGCGAATGGCTGGAAGATTTTAAGGATCTAACATGGCAAACGTAGTACTGATCGGCACTCAATGGGGCGATGAGGGCAAAGGCAAAATTGTTGATTTGTGGACCGCGCAGGCTGATATGGTGGTTCGTTTCCAGGGCGGGAATAATGCCGGCCACACCCTGATCATTGATGGGGAAAAATTTGTTTTTCATCTTATTCCTTCGGGTATTCTGCATACCGGAACTCAATGTGTTATCGGCAGCGGAGTAGTGGTGGATCCGGCCATTTTGCTGGATGAAATGGAGCAACTGCGGTCCCAGGGGTATGAAAAAGCGCTGGAACGGCTGGTTATCAGTGATGAAGCCCATATTATTCTGCCGACCCATCGATTGATTGACATGGCCCGCGAGGCCGGCTTGGGATGCCGGAAAATCGGCACCACCGGCCGGGGTATCGGGCCGGCTTATGAAGATAAAATGAGCCGCTGCGGCCTGCGTTTTATTGATCTGCAACTAGGTGGAGAACATCTGAAAGAGCGGCTCTATGCCATCGTTGAACGCCACAATCAACTGTTGGAAAAAATTTACGGGGAGAAAGCGGTTTCTCCCGCAGAGGTTCTTGAAGAAATTGAACGGGCTGCGGAAATCTTGCGGCCCATGGTCAGGAAAACGCCTTACCTGCTGCAGGAAGCGGTTGACAATGAGCAGAATATTCTTTTCGAAGGAGCCCAGGGGACGCTGCTGGATATTGATCACGGTACTTTTCCTTTTGTTACCTCATCGTCCACAGTGGCGGCCAATGCTTGTGCTGCCAGTGGCTTTGGCATGAACCGGATCAGCCAGGTGGCCGGGGTTATCAAGGCCTATACCACCAGGGTTGGCGAAGGACCTTTTCCCACTGAACTGAAGGATGAAAATGGTGGCTGGCTGCGGCAAAAAGGTGGCGAATTTGGGGCTACTACCGGGAGGCCACGGCGTTGTGGCTGGCTTGACCTGATCGGCCTGCGCTATGCGGTAATGGTAAATGGCCTGGACAGCTTTGTGGTTACCAAACTGGATGTTCTTTCCGGACTGGAGACCATCGGCGTCTGTGAAGCCTATGAATACCAGGGACAGCGCCTGAATTATTTTCCTTCTTCCATCGAAATGTTGAAAGCATGCTCTCCCGTTTACCGGCAATTGCCCGGCTGGCAGGAAGATATAACCGGGATACTGTTTTTTGATGATCTGCCGGAGAATGCCCGGAATTATATCCTTTTTATGGAAAAACAGCTGGGTATTCCGGCGCTGGTGGTTTCTGTGGGGCCGGATCGGGAACAGACCATCATCAGGGGCAATCCTTTTACGCTATAATTGTTGTCTTCAGGGGGATTTTTCCTTGACAAACAGGGGATAATCGGCTAGGAAGTTGTCCTGTTTTTCGTCGGGGGCCGTTAGCTCAGTTGGTAGAGCATCTGACTTTTAATCAGAGGGTCGCAGGTTCGATCCCTGCACGGCTCACCAAGTAATATCAAGGGGTTGCGACATAAATCGCAACCTCTGTTTTTTTTGGCTTTGCTGACCGGTGTTGACGATTTTTTATCTGCCCCCTCATTTATAGCACTGATTGGATGAAGAAGAAATCTTTTCAGCTCCATCTTGACGGGATTGGCCCGGTTTGTTTTCGCTCCAGTCTCCGGGCCAGACGTCTCAGTATCTCTGTAATTCCTTTCCAGGGTGTCCGGGTTTCAGTGCCTGCAGGGATGTCGCTGACGAGGGCAGAGCAGGCAGTGCGGACCAGGAAGGCATGGATAGAAAAACACCGCTTACATATACAAGAGATTGAAAAGAAGTGTAGGGCCCTGCAGCAACAGGCAGAAGCGGTTAACCCTCATGAAGCCAGGAAGTCATTGATTTTACGGTTGAATCAGCTGGCCGAAAGACACGGCTTCAGTTTTAATCGGATATCTATTCGTCGGCAGCAGACCAGGTGGGGGAGTTGTTCGGCGGCCAACAATATCAGCCTCAATATAAAGCTTACCCTTTTGCCGGATGAATTACGGGATTTCATTATTGTTCATGAGTTGGTGCATACAAAAGTGAAAAATCACGGGAAAAAATTCTGGGATAAACTGGAGGCGATTATTCCTCGGGCCAGGTTCTTGGACCAGCAGCTCAAATCTTACAGCGGTTTGCTGTTTCTTCCTTAGGGCTCTCTCAAAAATAACTTCACATTTTGGCATCTCACCTTCAGGCTGTCTTTGCACGATCCTCAATCACAAAGTCCTCAAAATAGCTCACTATTCCTGCGGCTTTGCTCAATCGGATCGTACAAATCAAACCCAAATCTGAGCGCCAATTCTGCGAACTTATTTTTGAGAGAACCCTTAGATAAAAATCAGATTTTCTATGAGAGAAGACCACCAGATGGGGTGGATTTGCAGTCTGAATTACAAAATGGTTGTTTGGGTTAAGGTTGATTTTTTGTTGATTTTTTATTGACATTTTCTTAGTAATACTATAAAGGATGCGCTCGGTAATCACATAACGGTTATTACCCTGCCATTCCAAATAGTTAAACATGCGTCCCCATCGTCTAGCCTGGCCCAGGACACCGGCCTTTCACGCCGGCGACAGGGGTTCAAATCCCCTTGGGGACGCCATTTTTTCTCTTCTTTTTAATAATTCAACAAAATTCTCTCCCGATTTTTTGGCAGCTTTCTGAGATGGATAAATCAATACATCTTTTCCTGTCCTCTATTTC encodes the following:
- a CDS encoding adenylosuccinate synthase, producing the protein MANVVLIGTQWGDEGKGKIVDLWTAQADMVVRFQGGNNAGHTLIIDGEKFVFHLIPSGILHTGTQCVIGSGVVVDPAILLDEMEQLRSQGYEKALERLVISDEAHIILPTHRLIDMAREAGLGCRKIGTTGRGIGPAYEDKMSRCGLRFIDLQLGGEHLKERLYAIVERHNQLLEKIYGEKAVSPAEVLEEIERAAEILRPMVRKTPYLLQEAVDNEQNILFEGAQGTLLDIDHGTFPFVTSSSTVAANACAASGFGMNRISQVAGVIKAYTTRVGEGPFPTELKDENGGWLRQKGGEFGATTGRPRRCGWLDLIGLRYAVMVNGLDSFVVTKLDVLSGLETIGVCEAYEYQGQRLNYFPSSIEMLKACSPVYRQLPGWQEDITGILFFDDLPENARNYILFMEKQLGIPALVVSVGPDREQTIIRGNPFTL
- the serA gene encoding phosphoglycerate dehydrogenase, with translation MKVLISDKMSPKGLEVFKQFPELEVDVKVGMSPEELAEVIGRYDGLAIRSATKVTSEIIAAADKLKVVGRAGIGVDNVDIEAATRRGIVVMNTPKGNTITTAEHTLSMMLSLSRNIPQATQSMKAGKWEKNRFMGKELFNKTLGVVGLGNIGSIVADRARGLKMKVIAYDPFISEERATKMGIERVSLEELYQRADYISVHTPMTSETRHMINKESFARMKEGVRILNCARGGIINEGDLYEALKSGVVAGAAFDVFEQEPPSADHPLLSLDNFICTPHLGASTDEAQVNVAITVAEQIADYLLNGTITNALNVPSVSAEVLKVVGPYLTLAEKMGLFYSQICESGTCGLSEVRVEYKGKVAELNQAPITTALLKGLLTPIVGTVVNFVNAPAIAKDRGIMVTESKTEEAGNFSSMISLVGSSNGESFTVSGALFGKTEPRIVRINKFEIEALPVGHILVIYAHDKPGVIGSIGSYLGENQVNIGKMQFGREHAGGMSISMVQVDSPITEEILDGLLQKPNIVSVKEIYL
- a CDS encoding YgjP-like metallopeptidase domain-containing protein, whose translation is MKKKSFQLHLDGIGPVCFRSSLRARRLSISVIPFQGVRVSVPAGMSLTRAEQAVRTRKAWIEKHRLHIQEIEKKCRALQQQAEAVNPHEARKSLILRLNQLAERHGFSFNRISIRRQQTRWGSCSAANNISLNIKLTLLPDELRDFIIVHELVHTKVKNHGKKFWDKLEAIIPRARFLDQQLKSYSGLLFLP